The Ammoniphilus oxalaticus genome contains a region encoding:
- a CDS encoding amidohydrolase has protein sequence MSTIMINATLVTVNEQDETLLQGALGFEQGRITYVGPTPTDLSDYDEVIDGKGQIVMPGLVNTHGHAAMSLLRGYADDLPLQEWLETKMWPLEGQYTAEHVKWGTYLSLIEMLRTGTTSFVDMYDHMDQVAEAVAESGLRASLCRGVIGFPPEAQQAKLAEARSFAQNWHRQAEGRITTMMAPHSPYTCTPDYIRQIVAAAQELDLPMHIHMSETAREVEQNVKDYGLRPPAHLAELGVFDRPTLVAHAVHLNDEEIDLLASHNVHVSHNPISNLKLASGVARLPEMLEKGITVSLGTDSSASNNNLNLFEEIKMSALLHKGVEQNPVVVPAQQALRLATRDGAKAMFIGEQTGSLEVGKKADFIVIRADRAHFHPFHDPVSHLVYATSGYDVQDVWVDGKQLVSNGSLLTIDEERVISEANRMFEQLQR, from the coding sequence ATGAGTACAATAATGATCAATGCTACGCTCGTAACCGTCAACGAACAAGACGAAACATTGTTGCAAGGCGCGCTCGGATTTGAGCAAGGACGGATTACATATGTTGGACCAACGCCCACAGATTTAAGCGACTATGATGAAGTGATCGATGGCAAAGGTCAGATTGTAATGCCCGGGTTAGTCAATACGCATGGACATGCGGCGATGTCGTTACTGCGCGGGTATGCCGACGATTTACCGTTGCAAGAATGGTTAGAAACGAAAATGTGGCCGTTGGAGGGTCAGTATACAGCGGAACATGTCAAATGGGGGACGTATTTATCGTTAATCGAAATGTTGCGGACGGGAACGACCAGTTTTGTCGACATGTACGATCATATGGACCAAGTCGCTGAAGCCGTCGCTGAAAGCGGGTTGCGAGCGTCGTTATGCCGCGGTGTGATTGGTTTTCCGCCTGAAGCGCAGCAAGCGAAGTTAGCCGAAGCGCGTTCTTTTGCCCAAAATTGGCATCGGCAAGCAGAGGGGCGGATTACGACGATGATGGCGCCGCACTCGCCCTATACATGTACACCGGATTATATCCGCCAAATCGTTGCCGCAGCGCAAGAGTTGGACTTGCCGATGCACATTCATATGTCGGAAACGGCACGCGAAGTGGAGCAAAATGTGAAGGATTACGGATTGCGCCCACCTGCTCATTTAGCGGAATTGGGTGTTTTTGATCGCCCAACGCTCGTCGCTCACGCAGTCCATTTGAACGATGAGGAAATCGATTTGTTGGCTTCCCATAACGTCCATGTTTCCCACAATCCGATTAGCAATTTAAAGTTAGCGAGTGGTGTGGCCCGTTTGCCTGAAATGCTGGAGAAAGGGATCACTGTCTCATTAGGAACGGACAGTTCCGCAAGCAACAACAACTTAAACTTGTTCGAAGAGATCAAAATGAGCGCGTTATTGCATAAAGGGGTCGAACAAAATCCTGTCGTTGTTCCCGCTCAGCAAGCATTGCGTTTGGCGACCCGCGATGGGGCAAAAGCCATGTTTATCGGAGAACAAACGGGTTCATTGGAAGTTGGAAAAAAAGCGGATTTCATCGTGATTCGCGCTGATCGCGCCCATTTTCATCCGTTCCACGACCCTGTCTCGCATTTGGTGTACGCCACCTCGGGCTATGATGTCCAAGATGTGTGGGTCGACGGTAAACAACTTGTTTCCAATGGAAGCTTGTTGACGATTGATGAGGAGCGGGTGATTTCTGAAGCGAATCGGATGTTTGAGCAATTGCAACGTTAA
- a CDS encoding DUF5590 domain-containing protein: MKKTLIGLALALLLVGVVGGQLSYSALKQQHVWRELGETSAAEQTDLAETADVTLYHGERRYIVVQGVTQQGEQKIVWFREDGMLEHVERMADLIPAEQIERALMREEAELTRLRLQAGLEERKPIWEAIYLDAQGKYHYAYFDMKTGQLLRAFSLKQVR, from the coding sequence ATGAAAAAAACGTTGATTGGACTGGCGCTGGCCTTGCTGTTAGTCGGGGTGGTCGGAGGACAACTAAGTTATTCAGCGCTGAAACAACAACACGTTTGGCGGGAACTTGGCGAAACGTCCGCCGCTGAACAGACCGATTTGGCGGAAACCGCCGACGTGACGCTGTATCATGGCGAGCGACGCTACATTGTGGTCCAAGGAGTCACGCAACAAGGTGAGCAAAAGATCGTTTGGTTTCGCGAAGATGGGATGCTGGAACACGTGGAACGGATGGCGGACTTAATTCCAGCGGAACAAATCGAGCGCGCGCTTATGCGAGAAGAGGCGGAGCTGACGCGTCTTCGTTTACAAGCAGGGCTGGAGGAGCGAAAACCGATTTGGGAAGCGATCTACCTTGATGCGCAGGGGAAATATCATTACGCGTATTTCGACATGAAAACTGGACAATTACTGCGCGCATTTAGTCTCAAACAAGTTAGATAA
- a CDS encoding AAA family ATPase, translated as MSKEIVFGMIPGLFIFLAFIGVNIAPLIIGALLVSLLFFFISRQSGAMAMGQGAKIKNAVPKTDFRFEDIGGQERAKGELKEALDFLIHKDETAHYGIRPLKGILLTGPPGTGKTLMAKAAANYTNSAFVAASGSQFVEMYVGVGAQRIRELFKEVKTLAEKNNQDSGIVFIDEIDVLGGKREGSQHREYDQTLNQLLTEMDGMSTSEKPRILIMAATNRMDMLDDALLRPGRFDRKISVDLPDKKARKQILLIHTQNKPLAEEVDIDRVAQETYGFSGAQIESVTNEAAIYAFREEAKEITPDHFSLAIDKVMMGEKTDRETNAQERERVAIHELGHALVSEEVNPNSVSQVTVSPRGQALGYVRQNPQEDRYLHTKDHLEKQIMICLGGAVAEEIKYGHRSTGSKSDFDQALRLVHAIIDSGMSSLGIVSLEMLQKEMIQEETTQILNGLLEKTRMILDEKRDLMEEGAKILVKEEVLSGDFFREFVGEEARKEVS; from the coding sequence TTGAGTAAAGAAATCGTCTTTGGCATGATTCCTGGATTGTTCATCTTTCTAGCCTTCATTGGCGTTAATATTGCTCCGTTAATTATCGGGGCGCTATTGGTCAGCTTGTTGTTTTTCTTTATTTCGCGACAATCTGGGGCGATGGCGATGGGACAAGGGGCAAAAATAAAAAATGCCGTCCCAAAAACTGATTTTCGTTTTGAGGATATAGGCGGGCAGGAGCGCGCGAAAGGCGAATTAAAAGAGGCGCTTGATTTTTTAATTCATAAAGACGAAACAGCCCACTATGGGATTCGACCGCTCAAAGGGATTCTGTTGACTGGACCGCCAGGGACAGGGAAAACATTGATGGCAAAAGCGGCCGCAAATTACACAAATTCCGCGTTCGTCGCGGCTAGCGGCTCGCAGTTCGTGGAGATGTACGTTGGGGTTGGAGCCCAGCGTATTCGTGAGCTTTTTAAAGAGGTAAAAACATTAGCTGAGAAAAACAATCAAGACAGCGGAATAGTGTTTATCGATGAGATTGATGTGTTAGGCGGAAAGCGGGAAGGTAGTCAGCACCGCGAGTATGACCAAACATTGAATCAATTGTTAACTGAAATGGACGGGATGTCCACGAGCGAAAAGCCGCGTATTTTAATTATGGCGGCGACGAACCGTATGGATATGTTAGACGATGCATTACTTCGTCCCGGTCGGTTTGACCGAAAAATATCCGTGGATTTGCCTGACAAAAAGGCGCGAAAGCAAATCTTGCTGATTCATACGCAAAATAAACCGCTTGCCGAAGAGGTCGATATCGACCGCGTCGCGCAGGAAACGTATGGATTTTCAGGAGCGCAAATTGAAAGCGTCACGAACGAAGCGGCCATTTACGCTTTCCGTGAAGAAGCGAAAGAAATCACGCCTGACCATTTTTCATTAGCGATTGACAAAGTGATGATGGGTGAGAAAACGGACCGTGAAACGAATGCCCAGGAACGTGAACGCGTCGCGATCCACGAACTTGGTCACGCGCTTGTTTCGGAGGAAGTCAATCCGAATTCTGTTTCGCAAGTGACGGTTAGCCCGCGCGGACAAGCGCTTGGCTACGTCCGCCAAAATCCGCAGGAAGATCGTTACCTGCATACGAAAGATCATTTAGAAAAGCAGATCATGATCTGCTTAGGCGGGGCTGTCGCGGAGGAAATCAAGTACGGCCACCGCAGCACCGGATCCAAAAGCGACTTTGATCAGGCGTTGCGTCTCGTTCATGCGATCATCGATAGCGGCATGTCCTCGCTCGGCATCGTCAGCCTTGAGATGCTGCAGAAAGAGATGATCCAAGAGGAAACGACGCAAATCCTCAATGGGTTGTTAGAGAAGACACGCATGATCCTAGACGAAAAACGTGACCTAATGGAAGAAGGCGCAAAAATATTAGTCAAAGAAGAAGTGCTCAGCGGCGACTTCTTCCGTGAATTTGTTGGTGAAGAAGCGCGAAAAGAAGTGAGTTAA
- a CDS encoding helix-turn-helix transcriptional regulator: MNIANQLKNYRNSVSISQEQLAEVVHVSRQTISNWETGKSYPDLQSLLILSEYFKVSLDDLVKGDVLMMKRNANIQRLNRLSFFMLGSFIFMVLSIVLYKYWGPMALMIPLLFYAFMMYAAFSIEKIKKVEDIQTYRQILDYMKKREVQKDFNKKKLVLEKVLFTIGSAVITFFLVYAVLTFL; the protein is encoded by the coding sequence ATGAATATTGCTAATCAATTAAAAAATTATCGGAATTCTGTTTCGATCTCTCAAGAGCAACTTGCGGAAGTCGTCCACGTTTCGAGACAAACGATTTCAAATTGGGAGACTGGAAAAAGCTATCCTGATTTACAAAGTCTTTTAATACTTAGCGAATATTTTAAAGTTTCCTTAGACGATTTAGTTAAAGGGGATGTGCTAATGATGAAAAGAAACGCAAATATTCAGAGGTTAAATCGATTGTCATTTTTCATGCTCGGATCGTTTATATTCATGGTTCTGTCAATTGTGTTGTACAAGTATTGGGGACCAATGGCGCTCATGATCCCTCTCCTGTTTTATGCGTTCATGATGTACGCGGCATTTTCAATTGAGAAAATAAAAAAGGTCGAAGACATTCAAACATATCGGCAAATCTTAGATTATATGAAAAAACGGGAAGTGCAAAAAGACTTTAATAAAAAGAAATTAGTTTTGGAGAAAGTCCTCTTTACCATCGGTAGCGCGGTCATCACATTTTTCCTCGTTTACGCCGTGTTGACGTTTCTATAA
- a CDS encoding sporulation protein Cse60, with product MMDIKVKTFIGWTEKSLDKKMNAFLSELNGEIVDIKFSTPVFFFSAMLIYKE from the coding sequence ATGATGGATATAAAAGTGAAAACCTTTATTGGTTGGACCGAAAAGTCATTGGATAAAAAGATGAACGCATTTTTGAGTGAATTAAACGGTGAAATCGTGGATATTAAGTTTTCTACGCCTGTCTTTTTCTTTAGCGCGATGCTAATATACAAAGAATAA
- a CDS encoding DnaD domain-containing protein — translation MEQWVMQLLRQGHLSLPTMFMRYYKGIGLTDQEMMLIIQILTFKQEGKDFPTISEIQDRMSADERDVIVMLQKLVQKGYLAIEDRIEADTGMRAESYQLDPLYEKIAEQIAVEHAARSAQQAKDQTEQAEPDATNLFTIFEQEFGRPLSPIECETIAMWQDQDQHKDELIVAALREAVVSNKLFIRYIDRILYEWQRNRISTAAQAREFSLKFRRRQHGNIMPNPNQQTASPQEDQAKATEPFPFYNWLEN, via the coding sequence ATGGAACAATGGGTTATGCAGTTATTGAGGCAAGGGCATCTCTCGCTGCCGACGATGTTTATGCGTTATTACAAAGGGATCGGCCTAACTGATCAGGAAATGATGCTTATTATTCAGATTTTAACGTTTAAGCAAGAGGGAAAGGATTTTCCAACCATTTCTGAGATTCAGGATCGGATGAGCGCGGATGAACGTGACGTGATCGTGATGTTGCAAAAGTTGGTGCAAAAGGGGTATCTTGCGATTGAGGATCGGATTGAGGCGGACACAGGCATGCGAGCGGAATCTTATCAATTGGACCCGCTATATGAAAAGATCGCCGAACAAATCGCGGTGGAGCATGCGGCCCGATCAGCGCAACAAGCCAAAGATCAAACGGAGCAAGCGGAACCCGACGCAACGAATCTTTTTACGATTTTTGAGCAGGAATTTGGTCGTCCATTATCCCCGATTGAATGTGAAACGATTGCGATGTGGCAAGATCAGGATCAACATAAGGATGAACTGATTGTCGCCGCGTTGCGTGAGGCTGTTGTGTCTAACAAATTGTTCATTCGCTACATCGATCGGATTTTATATGAATGGCAGCGCAATCGGATTTCAACGGCGGCCCAAGCGCGTGAGTTTAGTTTGAAATTTCGCCGAAGACAACATGGGAATATCATGCCCAATCCCAATCAGCAGACGGCTTCACCACAAGAAGATCAAGCGAAAGCGACGGAACCGTTCCCTTTTTACAATTGGTTAGAAAATTAA
- a CDS encoding YheC/YheD family protein — MNRERLGILINDRLLAGIRKGRSGHEKIAFYEQAGQAYGLTPCFFTLRDISLKKKRVKAFVQVKGKWKRKAFSLPSVIHNRAIFHSKAHWRRSKQLVQHGVDLFNFWNRYSKWQIHQLLAEQKTFVPHLPATAVLNEDALQEMMGRFDSLFLKPDKGTVGKGIIKLDKQDDAEKRQWTASYRNKGKLVTARLKEEQLYQKLTRFTKHHAFLIQQTIPLATYEGAPFDLRVSAQKGGDGQWGITGMIGKAARPGHFLSNVAQGGQVFALEQLLTEYPRLSVQKVSRNVSELALAMAKYLAEQLPHLADVGFDFGINEQGHPYFIEMNGRDQRYSFQQGGQPDTWKATYEQPVAYAKFLLEQKKVNDG; from the coding sequence ATGAACCGTGAGCGTCTAGGAATATTGATCAACGATCGATTGCTAGCAGGCATTAGAAAGGGCCGCTCAGGCCATGAGAAAATTGCATTTTATGAACAGGCGGGACAGGCATATGGGCTAACGCCTTGTTTTTTTACGCTACGAGATATTTCATTGAAGAAAAAGAGGGTTAAAGCGTTCGTCCAAGTGAAGGGTAAATGGAAGCGAAAGGCGTTCTCGTTGCCGAGCGTGATCCACAATCGGGCCATCTTCCATTCAAAAGCCCATTGGAGGCGTTCGAAACAGCTGGTCCAACACGGTGTGGACTTGTTTAATTTTTGGAATCGGTATTCAAAGTGGCAGATTCATCAGTTACTCGCTGAGCAAAAAACATTTGTTCCCCATCTACCCGCGACCGCTGTATTGAATGAAGATGCGTTGCAAGAAATGATGGGACGATTTGATTCCTTATTTTTGAAACCAGATAAAGGGACCGTCGGCAAAGGCATTATTAAACTAGATAAACAAGATGACGCGGAAAAAAGGCAATGGACCGCCTCTTATCGCAACAAAGGCAAACTGGTTACCGCTCGTTTGAAAGAGGAACAACTCTATCAGAAATTAACACGCTTTACAAAACATCATGCCTTTCTGATCCAACAGACGATCCCGTTGGCGACCTATGAAGGAGCGCCGTTTGACCTTCGTGTTTCCGCGCAAAAAGGCGGCGACGGTCAGTGGGGGATCACGGGAATGATCGGCAAGGCGGCGCGGCCCGGACATTTTTTGAGTAATGTGGCCCAAGGGGGGCAAGTGTTTGCGCTGGAACAGCTGCTTACGGAGTATCCGCGGTTAAGTGTTCAAAAAGTGAGTCGCAACGTGAGTGAGTTGGCCTTAGCGATGGCTAAATATTTAGCGGAACAGTTGCCGCATCTGGCCGATGTCGGGTTTGACTTTGGCATCAATGAACAAGGTCATCCGTATTTTATTGAAATGAATGGACGCGATCAGCGCTACAGTTTTCAGCAAGGTGGGCAGCCTGACACGTGGAAAGCGACGTATGAGCAGCCTGTCGCTTATGCGAAATTTTTGCTAGAGCAAAAGAAGGTGAACGATGGATGA
- a CDS encoding YheC/YheD family protein gives MKRTIGILLDHRMWKKLRSGRTGREKVSFYNRAARKLDIKLLYFSLPLVDLHRGVTQAYRYHPGKGYKRVTRQLPKVIHNRSMSGSRLKLAKLCRRNAVFNERTRYSKYTVHSQLWSDESLRPHLPSTKQCNKENLKLTMDRHPSLYLKPVSSSVGKGIMRLDRLEDGSWQLIGSGKRIKQKRGNMIPLVMKRVKGKRYLISETIPLARYKGQPFDIRVSVQKADNGKWQVTGMVGKVAAKGSHVTNVARGGKVRSCEQLFAANRFDAVKTRHDIERVSIQIAKRLAKKLGDLADLGLDIGLDHKGNVYFIEMNGRDLRYSFGQAGLDELWYRTYENPLRYGKYLLSKAE, from the coding sequence ATGAAACGAACAATCGGTATTTTACTCGATCACCGGATGTGGAAAAAGCTTCGTTCAGGTCGAACCGGACGCGAAAAAGTATCATTTTATAACCGCGCGGCTCGCAAACTTGATATTAAATTGTTGTACTTTTCATTGCCGCTCGTCGATCTTCACCGCGGGGTGACGCAGGCGTATCGGTATCACCCAGGCAAAGGATATAAGCGTGTTACGCGTCAGTTACCAAAGGTGATCCATAATCGCTCAATGTCTGGCAGCCGTTTGAAACTAGCGAAACTTTGCCGTCGCAACGCCGTTTTCAATGAACGAACACGTTATAGCAAATATACGGTTCACAGCCAATTGTGGAGCGATGAAAGCTTAAGGCCGCACTTACCTTCGACGAAACAATGCAACAAAGAAAATTTGAAGCTGACGATGGACCGTCATCCCTCACTTTATCTGAAGCCCGTTAGCTCCAGTGTCGGTAAGGGGATTATGCGACTCGATCGGTTAGAAGACGGTAGTTGGCAACTGATCGGCAGCGGCAAACGGATCAAGCAAAAACGGGGCAACATGATTCCACTTGTGATGAAACGGGTGAAAGGCAAACGTTACCTCATTTCGGAAACGATTCCGTTGGCTCGCTACAAAGGGCAACCCTTCGATATTCGCGTTTCCGTTCAAAAAGCGGATAACGGCAAGTGGCAAGTGACGGGCATGGTCGGAAAAGTGGCGGCTAAAGGCAGTCATGTGACGAACGTCGCCCGCGGCGGAAAGGTGAGAAGCTGTGAACAACTTTTTGCCGCGAATCGGTTTGACGCGGTGAAGACGAGACATGACATTGAACGGGTCTCGATTCAAATTGCAAAACGACTTGCCAAAAAATTGGGCGACCTCGCCGATCTCGGACTAGACATTGGACTCGATCACAAAGGAAACGTCTATTTTATCGAGATGAATGGCCGCGATTTACGATACAGCTTCGGGCAAGCCGGCCTCGATGAATTGTGGTATCGAACGTATGAAAATCCGCTCCGCTATGGGAAATACTTGTTGTCTAAAGCGGAGTAA
- a CDS encoding glucose-1-phosphate thymidylyltransferase, translating to MKGLILCAGKGTRLQPFSFSQPKTLLPVAGKAVLQYCVENLVKSGIKEIGIVMHPSQEGIPALIGNGQPFGCHVEYIYQTEQKGISHAVKQAEQFIGKDPFILLLGDNLIGEQLQTLIDSYRKQGSDGAILLSEVENPQDYGIAEIDGNEIVGLEEKPQQPKSNLAVIGAYLFESPIFEAVKAIPPSARGEYEITDAISWLLEQSYNISYTVTEKLYSDVGTVARWLDANQAVMRREWGDKSSIGDNVTLENCKIIPPVIIGANSVLKNAVIGPYVSTQERVHVENCQVASSILLEEASLKDLSTPIVNSVFGREVRLKGRLKGNATELNFTLGDKSSLNLAGDQDE from the coding sequence ATGAAAGGGTTAATCCTCTGCGCGGGAAAAGGAACGCGACTACAGCCATTTTCCTTTTCCCAACCGAAAACATTGTTACCTGTTGCGGGTAAAGCCGTACTGCAATATTGTGTGGAAAACTTAGTGAAAAGTGGTATCAAAGAAATCGGGATTGTGATGCATCCTTCCCAAGAAGGGATTCCCGCTTTGATCGGGAACGGTCAACCATTCGGATGCCACGTTGAATATATTTATCAGACGGAACAAAAAGGAATCTCGCATGCCGTGAAGCAAGCAGAACAATTTATCGGGAAGGACCCGTTTATTTTGTTGTTAGGCGACAACTTAATTGGCGAGCAATTACAGACATTGATCGATTCGTACCGTAAACAAGGCAGTGATGGAGCGATTTTGCTATCGGAGGTAGAAAATCCTCAAGATTATGGGATCGCGGAAATTGATGGAAACGAAATCGTTGGTTTAGAAGAGAAGCCACAGCAGCCGAAAAGCAATCTGGCCGTCATCGGAGCTTACCTGTTTGAATCACCGATTTTTGAGGCGGTCAAAGCGATCCCTCCTTCGGCCCGCGGCGAATATGAAATCACTGATGCGATCTCTTGGTTGCTCGAGCAAAGCTATAACATATCCTACACAGTTACAGAAAAATTGTATTCCGACGTGGGTACAGTCGCGCGTTGGTTAGACGCGAATCAGGCAGTCATGCGTCGAGAGTGGGGCGACAAAAGTTCGATCGGCGATAACGTGACACTTGAAAATTGCAAAATCATTCCACCTGTAATCATCGGCGCCAACAGTGTGCTGAAAAACGCTGTAATCGGGCCGTATGTGTCTACGCAAGAGAGGGTCCATGTGGAGAACTGTCAGGTGGCATCGAGTATTTTGTTGGAAGAAGCGAGCCTGAAAGATTTGAGCACGCCGATCGTGAACAGTGTGTTCGGCCGTGAAGTGAGACTGAAAGGGCGTTTAAAAGGGAACGCAACGGAACTTAACTTTACGCTGGGCGACAAATCGAGCCTGAACTTGGCTGGCGATCAGGATGAATGA
- a CDS encoding glycosyltransferase family 2 protein: MNEAPFTVVIPAYNRADTIKQSIRSVQQQTFDQWKLLIIDDASTDKTVEKIKPFLSDPRIRFLSLPKNKGISHALNYALQEVDTPYFIQLDSDDRLAKQALRYFHKALEKDPEAALFYGNVSLWRKNKGQKWVRVKRIRHRSFDDKYQFLTYMTYMLHPRCYRTEAVRSVGGWETDDPYEGRMMEDRRMVIKLIERYPIRWIDRELYYRRIHGKQLTNRANVRARNELRRRLVNNSLQKWGDHYQAVFGYRHGYLIVKQLIPQKKEEAGESP; the protein is encoded by the coding sequence ATGAATGAGGCCCCATTTACTGTTGTGATCCCCGCTTACAACCGCGCTGACACGATTAAACAGTCGATTCGCAGCGTCCAGCAGCAAACTTTTGACCAGTGGAAATTGCTGATTATCGACGATGCCTCCACAGACAAAACCGTTGAAAAAATAAAACCTTTTTTATCTGATCCTCGCATTCGCTTTCTTTCCCTTCCAAAAAACAAAGGCATCTCGCATGCGCTTAATTACGCCTTGCAAGAAGTCGACACCCCTTATTTCATTCAATTGGATTCTGATGATCGTTTAGCGAAGCAGGCCCTGCGTTACTTTCACAAAGCGCTCGAGAAAGATCCCGAAGCCGCGCTATTCTATGGCAACGTCAGCTTATGGCGCAAGAACAAAGGTCAAAAATGGGTCCGCGTCAAGCGGATCCGCCATCGTTCTTTTGATGATAAGTATCAATTTTTAACGTATATGACCTATATGCTGCACCCGCGTTGTTATCGAACCGAAGCCGTCCGCAGCGTTGGGGGCTGGGAGACGGATGATCCGTATGAGGGGCGAATGATGGAAGACCGACGGATGGTTATCAAATTGATCGAGCGCTATCCAATCCGCTGGATTGATCGCGAGTTGTACTATCGTCGCATCCACGGCAAACAGCTGACGAACCGCGCCAATGTTCGGGCTAGAAATGAGTTGCGTAGGCGATTGGTGAACAATTCGTTACAAAAATGGGGCGATCACTATCAAGCGGTGTTCGGGTATCGTCACGGCTATTTGATCGTTAAACAGCTCATCCCACAGAAAAAGGAAGAGGCGGGTGAATCACCATGA
- a CDS encoding NAD-dependent epimerase/dehydratase family protein: MKKVIVTGCAGFIGSALSDRLLRDGYHVTGIDCFTDNYDPKMKLKNLEPLFEREQFEFIGKRISEVDWESLFTPDTILFHQAAMPGVRASWGQRFDRYLNENILATQRLLEAAKQRSIAKFVYASSSSVYGVTTGRTSEQLLPQPHSPYGVTKLSGEQLCGLYAANYGVPTVALRYFTVYGPGQRPDMAFHRFIRAMLRDEAIPVFGDGSQSRDFTYVDDIVEANLLAAKSVCHGEVFNIGGKSRIAINDVISLLERLLGVKAKIEWLPAQAGDPPHTWADITKAEQMLGYNPQIPLEFGLQQQICYLRDFYNV; encoded by the coding sequence ATGAAAAAAGTAATCGTGACGGGCTGCGCCGGATTTATCGGTTCGGCGTTAAGCGATCGATTGCTGCGCGATGGTTATCACGTAACCGGAATAGACTGCTTTACTGACAACTACGATCCGAAGATGAAGCTGAAAAATTTAGAACCGCTGTTTGAGCGGGAGCAGTTCGAGTTTATCGGCAAAAGGATTTCAGAAGTCGATTGGGAATCGTTGTTTACGCCCGACACGATTCTTTTCCACCAAGCGGCGATGCCAGGGGTGCGGGCCAGTTGGGGTCAGCGTTTCGATCGGTACCTCAACGAGAATATTTTGGCGACGCAACGTCTATTAGAAGCGGCGAAACAACGATCGATCGCTAAATTTGTGTATGCCTCATCCTCATCCGTGTACGGTGTGACGACGGGCAGAACCTCGGAGCAGCTGTTGCCGCAACCGCATTCTCCCTATGGGGTGACGAAATTGTCAGGTGAACAATTGTGCGGATTGTACGCGGCTAATTACGGCGTACCGACGGTCGCTTTACGTTATTTCACCGTGTATGGACCCGGTCAGCGTCCGGATATGGCTTTTCATCGCTTTATTCGGGCGATGTTGCGGGATGAAGCGATCCCTGTGTTTGGCGACGGGAGTCAGTCGCGTGATTTTACGTATGTGGACGATATTGTTGAGGCTAATTTGTTAGCGGCGAAAAGTGTATGCCATGGCGAGGTGTTCAATATCGGCGGAAAATCGCGGATCGCGATCAATGATGTGATCAGCCTCCTGGAACGTTTGCTTGGCGTTAAGGCGAAGATTGAGTGGTTGCCTGCCCAAGCCGGTGATCCGCCACATACGTGGGCCGATATTACAAAGGCGGAGCAAATGCTTGGCTACAATCCGCAAATCCCATTGGAATTTGGCTTGCAGCAACAAATTTGCTACTTGCGCGATTTTTATAACGTGTAG